A part of Terriglobales bacterium genomic DNA contains:
- a CDS encoding aldehyde dehydrogenase family protein, with protein MATDTVGVAAGSERKTSPRVYKNFINGEWVEAATGETFENINPADTREVVGIFQKSGARDVEAAVEAAKAAFKKWRLVPAPRRAEILYAASRVLEQRKEQFARDMTREMGKIIKETRGDVQEAIDTGYYMAGEGRRMFGPTVPSELPNKFAMAIRQPVGVCAMITPWNFPMAIPSWKLFPAIVAGNCCVIKPAQDTPLSVFNFVSALTDAGVPRGVVNIVTGFGSKIGNPMTEHPDIRAVSLTGSTDVGRIVGTSCAKSFKHCSLELGGKNPMIVLDDANLELALDGGLWGGFGTTGQRCTATSRIIVQKGIYREFVEKYVERAKRLKVGNGLDESVEMGPAVNKSQMETDLQYVEIGRGEGAKLLCGGQRLESGDHRYGWFVEPTVFGDVDRKMRIAQEEIFGPVVSIIPCNDLDDAIDIANDIEYGLSSAIYTKNVNNAFKAMRDLYAGITYINAPTIGAEVHLPFGGTKATGNGHREGGIGAIDFYTEWKSVYVDYSDKLQKAQIDRPE; from the coding sequence ATGGCAACCGATACGGTCGGAGTCGCCGCAGGCTCAGAGCGCAAGACCAGCCCCAGGGTCTACAAGAACTTCATCAACGGAGAGTGGGTCGAAGCCGCGACGGGCGAGACCTTCGAGAACATCAATCCGGCCGACACCCGCGAGGTGGTCGGCATCTTCCAGAAATCCGGCGCCAGGGACGTGGAAGCCGCGGTGGAAGCGGCCAAGGCGGCGTTCAAGAAGTGGCGGCTGGTGCCGGCGCCGCGCCGGGCCGAGATCCTGTACGCGGCCTCGCGCGTCCTGGAGCAGCGCAAGGAGCAGTTCGCGCGCGACATGACGCGGGAGATGGGCAAGATCATCAAGGAGACGCGGGGCGACGTGCAGGAAGCCATCGACACCGGCTACTACATGGCGGGCGAGGGGCGGCGCATGTTCGGCCCCACCGTCCCCTCGGAGCTGCCCAACAAGTTCGCCATGGCCATTCGCCAGCCGGTGGGCGTCTGCGCCATGATCACACCGTGGAACTTCCCCATGGCCATCCCGTCGTGGAAGCTCTTCCCCGCCATCGTGGCCGGCAACTGCTGCGTCATCAAGCCGGCACAGGACACGCCGCTCTCGGTCTTCAACTTCGTGTCGGCGCTGACCGACGCGGGCGTGCCGCGGGGCGTGGTCAACATCGTCACTGGCTTCGGCTCGAAGATCGGCAACCCGATGACCGAGCACCCCGATATCCGCGCGGTCTCGCTCACCGGCTCCACCGACGTGGGCCGCATCGTCGGCACCTCCTGCGCCAAGAGCTTCAAGCACTGCTCGCTGGAACTCGGGGGCAAGAACCCGATGATCGTGCTGGACGACGCCAACCTCGAGCTGGCGCTGGACGGCGGCCTGTGGGGCGGCTTCGGCACCACCGGACAGCGCTGCACCGCCACCAGCCGCATCATCGTGCAGAAGGGCATCTACCGCGAGTTCGTGGAGAAGTACGTGGAGCGCGCCAAGCGGCTGAAAGTGGGTAACGGGCTCGACGAGTCGGTGGAGATGGGCCCGGCGGTCAACAAATCGCAGATGGAGACCGACCTGCAATACGTCGAGATCGGCAGGGGCGAAGGCGCCAAGCTGCTGTGCGGCGGACAGCGCCTGGAGTCGGGCGATCACCGCTACGGCTGGTTCGTGGAGCCGACGGTGTTCGGCGACGTGGACCGCAAGATGCGCATCGCCCAGGAGGAGATCTTCGGGCCGGTGGTTTCCATCATTCCCTGCAACGACCTGGACGACGCCATCGACATCGCCAACGACATCGAGTACGGGCTGTCGTCGGCCATCTACACGAAGAACGTCAACAACGCCTTCAAGGCGATGCGCGACCTGTACGCCGGGATCACCTACATCAACGCGCCCACCATCGGGGCCGAGGT